One window of Botrimarina mediterranea genomic DNA carries:
- a CDS encoding RbsD/FucU domain-containing protein has protein sequence MIRSGILNPHLASLLRRVRHTNTLVIADRGFPSWPGLETIDLSLVDDVPTVLQVLEAIKAEGVFGAAWMAQEFLAYNKGVTQETFAGALSGVRLSHEPHDEFKKRVPHATGLIRTGDTTQYANMILESA, from the coding sequence ATGATCCGCAGCGGCATCCTCAACCCGCACCTCGCCTCGCTCTTGCGGCGCGTGCGTCACACCAACACCCTAGTCATCGCCGACCGCGGGTTCCCATCCTGGCCGGGCCTGGAGACGATCGACCTCAGCCTCGTTGACGACGTGCCGACCGTGCTGCAGGTGCTCGAAGCGATCAAGGCCGAAGGCGTGTTTGGCGCCGCGTGGATGGCCCAAGAGTTCCTCGCCTACAACAAGGGCGTCACCCAAGAGACGTTCGCCGGCGCCCTGAGTGGCGTTCGGTTGTCGCACGAGCCGCACGACGAGTTCAAGAAACGCGTCCCGCACGCCACCGGCCTCATCCGCACCGGCGACACGACGCAGTACGCGAACATGATCCTGGAGTCGGCATGA
- a CDS encoding aldo/keto reductase, producing MNPSTPPIVEPPRLPRVIFGSSALGNLYEAIPFERKLAIARAWIEHGGDNVVIDSAGKYGAGLALECLGDCLRSLNVPPERVTISNKLGWRRVPLVGEEPTFEPGVWRDLGHDAAQSIEAEGILACWRQGLELLGEPYAPRMLSVHDPDEYLASGDPEVRWRDLVAAYEALSKLRDETPGATLGVGSKDWRVAKRIAESVRLDWVMLANCVTIYTHPPQVLDFILSLARQGVAVVNSGVFNAGFLVGGRYFDYRLPSPTAEKKLFDWRERFLSLCNRHGTRPAHACVQFGLSPQGVVSVALNTTNPDRVQENVEIAVTPIADDFWLEAKAIGLIDDAYPYLGNNA from the coding sequence GTGAACCCTTCAACTCCGCCAATCGTTGAGCCGCCGCGGCTGCCGCGGGTAATCTTCGGCTCGAGCGCCCTGGGCAATCTCTACGAGGCGATCCCCTTCGAGCGCAAGCTTGCTATCGCCCGCGCTTGGATCGAGCACGGCGGCGACAATGTCGTCATCGACTCGGCCGGCAAGTACGGCGCCGGCTTGGCGCTGGAGTGCCTCGGCGATTGCCTGCGGAGCCTCAACGTGCCCCCCGAGCGAGTCACGATCAGCAACAAACTCGGTTGGCGCCGAGTGCCTCTCGTGGGCGAGGAGCCGACCTTCGAGCCCGGTGTCTGGCGTGACCTCGGGCACGACGCCGCGCAGTCCATCGAGGCCGAGGGCATTCTCGCCTGTTGGCGCCAGGGCCTTGAGCTGCTCGGCGAACCTTACGCTCCGCGGATGCTCTCGGTCCACGACCCGGACGAGTATCTCGCCAGTGGCGACCCCGAGGTGCGGTGGCGTGACCTCGTCGCCGCTTACGAGGCGCTCAGCAAGCTCCGCGACGAAACCCCGGGCGCGACGCTCGGCGTCGGCTCTAAGGACTGGCGCGTCGCCAAGCGGATCGCCGAGTCCGTGCGGCTCGATTGGGTGATGCTCGCCAACTGCGTGACGATCTACACGCACCCACCCCAGGTCCTCGACTTCATCCTCAGCCTCGCCCGGCAGGGTGTAGCTGTCGTCAACTCCGGCGTCTTCAACGCGGGCTTCCTCGTCGGCGGCCGCTACTTTGACTATCGTCTCCCCTCGCCGACCGCCGAGAAGAAGCTCTTCGATTGGCGTGAGCGATTCCTATCGCTCTGCAATAGGCACGGCACACGCCCTGCCCACGCTTGTGTGCAATTCGGCCTCTCTCCACAAGGCGTCGTCTCGGTCGCGCTGAACACGACCAATCCCGATCGAGTTCAAGAAAACGTCGAGATCGCCGTCACGCCGATCGCCGATGACTTCTGGCTAGAGGCTAAAGCGATTGGTCTCATCGACGACGCCTACCCGTACCTCGGGAACAACGCATGA
- a CDS encoding sensor histidine kinase: MKRQIPLMWRMSLPTLVVSVLLLAFGLVAGAYIYQLNAHLSDELDRWVDAVLSSEELVFALRDTRNEMTLYARGTPEALEAAQASFAEAAHLLQTIKEHPHDRQLLEVVQQRMATIENLLSNAGEMGREEFEAGMAVLRGPAVDAAGDLLNANQGTLEAISSENVLFARRVGTGLAFLGLCGSAAGLIAGLGVSRSVVRSIETLGGSVQSLSESLTEGASPAQPTSELQELIDVMSEVQVKTEGMVTELQRSRETAARADQLSAVGQLASGIAHELRNPLTAIKLLADNSAEQGEPMNAAEVAMIREEAARMEQMLQTFLDFARPPRLVRGRVDAVAEVLQAVDIVRPRAERVGVTIEHQVDGAVELLADRQQLRQVLLNLMINAIDAQPGGGEVLVTIGPAADGEAVIEVADRGAGIDPEIEPRLFEPFVSTKDTGIGLGLAVSQRIVASHGGRIAAENRPDGGAAFSVQLPIYDRSTPLKPTV; the protein is encoded by the coding sequence GTGAAACGACAAATCCCGCTGATGTGGCGGATGAGCCTGCCGACGCTGGTCGTCAGCGTGTTGCTGCTCGCCTTCGGCCTCGTCGCCGGCGCCTACATCTATCAGCTCAACGCGCACCTCTCTGACGAGCTCGACCGGTGGGTCGACGCCGTCTTGAGTTCGGAGGAGTTGGTGTTTGCGCTCCGTGACACCCGCAACGAGATGACGCTATACGCGCGCGGGACACCCGAGGCGCTGGAGGCAGCCCAGGCGTCCTTTGCCGAGGCGGCCCACTTGCTCCAGACGATTAAAGAACACCCGCACGACCGGCAACTGCTTGAGGTGGTGCAGCAGCGGATGGCGACGATCGAGAACCTGTTGTCGAACGCCGGGGAGATGGGTCGTGAGGAGTTTGAGGCCGGGATGGCGGTGCTCCGCGGGCCGGCGGTCGACGCAGCGGGCGACCTTCTCAACGCCAACCAAGGGACGCTCGAGGCGATCAGCTCGGAGAATGTCTTGTTCGCCCGCCGTGTCGGCACGGGGCTTGCCTTCCTGGGGCTCTGCGGGTCGGCGGCGGGTCTGATCGCGGGCTTGGGCGTTTCTCGGAGCGTTGTCCGCTCGATCGAGACGCTCGGCGGCTCGGTGCAGTCGCTCAGCGAGTCGTTGACGGAAGGGGCGAGTCCCGCCCAGCCAACCAGCGAGCTCCAGGAGTTGATCGACGTCATGAGCGAGGTCCAGGTGAAGACCGAAGGGATGGTCACCGAGTTGCAGCGATCGCGCGAAACGGCCGCGCGCGCCGATCAGCTCTCGGCGGTTGGCCAGCTCGCCTCGGGCATCGCCCACGAACTGCGCAACCCGTTGACCGCCATCAAGCTGCTCGCCGACAACTCGGCCGAGCAAGGCGAACCGATGAACGCCGCGGAAGTGGCGATGATCCGTGAAGAGGCGGCGCGGATGGAACAGATGCTGCAAACCTTCCTCGACTTCGCCCGGCCGCCGCGGCTGGTGAGGGGTCGCGTCGACGCCGTCGCCGAAGTGCTGCAAGCCGTTGATATCGTTCGGCCCCGGGCGGAACGGGTCGGTGTGACGATCGAGCACCAGGTCGATGGCGCCGTCGAGTTGCTCGCCGACAGGCAGCAGTTGCGGCAGGTGCTGCTGAACCTGATGATCAACGCCATCGACGCCCAGCCGGGGGGCGGCGAGGTCCTGGTGACAATCGGTCCCGCGGCAGACGGTGAGGCGGTCATCGAAGTCGCCGACCGCGGCGCCGGCATCGACCCGGAGATCGAGCCGCGACTTTTCGAGCCCTTCGTCAGCACCAAGGACACCGGCATCGGTCTCGGGCTGGCGGTCTCGCAGCGGATCGTCGCCTCCCACGGCGGCCGCATCGCCGCGGAGAACCGCCCCGACGGCGGCGCCGCCTTTAGCGTCCAGCTGCCAATCTACGATCGCTCAACTCCCCTGAAGCCAACGGTATGA
- the nrfH gene encoding cytochrome c nitrite reductase small subunit translates to MAGRATNDKPSRGVAKATLLTVAVAAMFGVFGGLGFFTFGYGEGYAYLGNDPASCANCHVMQEFYDSWLKSSHHNVAVCNDCHTPHDSIVAKYLTKADNGFFHSLAFTTGDFKDPIQIKARNSRVVQHACLDCHKNLVNHLLPTEDGGDMISCVHCHASVGHSQTVAPRRYEGY, encoded by the coding sequence ATGGCGGGCCGCGCTACGAATGACAAACCGTCGCGTGGCGTCGCTAAGGCGACGCTGCTGACGGTCGCCGTCGCCGCGATGTTCGGCGTTTTCGGCGGCCTGGGCTTCTTCACGTTCGGTTACGGCGAGGGGTACGCCTATCTCGGCAACGACCCCGCCAGCTGCGCCAACTGCCACGTGATGCAAGAGTTCTACGACTCGTGGCTTAAATCGAGTCACCACAACGTCGCCGTCTGCAACGATTGCCACACGCCCCACGACAGCATCGTCGCCAAGTACCTCACCAAGGCCGACAACGGCTTCTTCCACTCGCTGGCGTTCACGACCGGCGACTTCAAGGACCCGATCCAGATCAAAGCCCGAAACAGCCGCGTCGTGCAGCACGCCTGCCTCGATTGCCATAAGAATCTCGTCAACCACCTGCTCCCAACCGAAGACGGGGGCGACATGATCTCTTGCGTCCATTGCCACGCTAGCGTGGGCCACTCACAAACCGTGGCGCCGCGCCGTTACGAAGGGTACTGA
- a CDS encoding ammonia-forming cytochrome c nitrite reductase subunit c552 — translation MPSTIRNSSRSGRKGGVGLLLLAFLVAAIGTALVAWVLVTMFGHKQEARTPYVRVVELNEVSVDPEPWGLNWPHQFDGWKSTAGDKFYGGSSAMPESKLDKQPWLKRLYAGYAFSIDYREARGHAYMLYDQGVTERVTKKPQAGACLHCHGSTTVLYRQVGLEAMGEDADDEALAAHFNMEAVQRGFEEVSTKTYGEVLDMLKATPDGTPEENEPVFPPAPAGGFTGEIAGQPLPEGHANTGGGEAHPVTCIDCHDPATMAIRVTRPGFVNGIAALAEGDAPVPHIPSIEKWRRGGKATPYDPNKDASRQELRSFVCGQCHVEYYCASKMTLTFPWKNGLKMEDEEQTWEETTFPDGSPFMDYAHGETGAPTFKVQHPEFELWSQGVHARNGVSCADCHMPYQRVGAAKVSNHHVRSPLENLNSACQTCHRQSEAELAQRIETIQTTNQALLERAAGAMTAMLDAILEAKASGADEEGLEEVLKLQRKATWRLDYVSSENSRGFHAPQEAARILAESIDYSRQAEALALRLRAPEAPDIEGVPIEPIQGVTPTEPIVKEPAGKPETDAVSLNAPPTTDG, via the coding sequence ATGCCGTCGACCATTCGCAACTCTTCTCGAAGCGGCCGCAAGGGCGGCGTCGGCCTGTTGCTGCTAGCGTTCCTAGTCGCCGCGATCGGGACGGCCCTCGTGGCATGGGTGCTGGTGACGATGTTCGGCCACAAGCAAGAGGCGCGAACGCCTTACGTGCGTGTGGTTGAACTCAACGAAGTGTCGGTCGATCCCGAGCCCTGGGGCCTCAACTGGCCGCACCAGTTCGACGGCTGGAAGTCGACCGCCGGCGACAAGTTCTATGGCGGCTCCAGCGCGATGCCCGAGTCGAAACTCGATAAGCAGCCTTGGCTCAAACGCCTCTACGCCGGTTACGCGTTCAGCATCGACTACCGCGAAGCCCGCGGCCACGCCTACATGCTTTACGACCAGGGCGTCACCGAGCGCGTCACCAAGAAGCCCCAGGCCGGCGCCTGCCTGCACTGCCACGGCTCGACCACGGTGCTGTACCGCCAGGTCGGCCTCGAAGCGATGGGCGAGGACGCCGACGACGAGGCCCTCGCCGCCCACTTCAACATGGAAGCCGTGCAGCGCGGCTTCGAGGAAGTCAGCACGAAGACGTACGGCGAAGTCCTCGACATGCTCAAGGCCACGCCCGACGGCACGCCCGAAGAGAACGAGCCCGTCTTCCCGCCGGCGCCCGCCGGCGGCTTTACCGGCGAGATCGCCGGACAACCCCTTCCCGAAGGTCACGCCAACACCGGCGGCGGCGAGGCCCACCCCGTCACCTGCATCGATTGCCACGACCCCGCCACGATGGCGATCCGCGTCACCCGTCCGGGATTCGTCAACGGCATCGCCGCCCTCGCCGAAGGAGACGCCCCCGTCCCACACATCCCGAGCATCGAGAAGTGGCGCCGCGGTGGCAAAGCGACTCCTTACGACCCTAACAAGGACGCGTCACGGCAAGAGTTGCGTTCGTTCGTCTGTGGCCAGTGCCACGTCGAATACTACTGCGCATCGAAGATGACGCTCACATTCCCGTGGAAGAACGGCCTCAAGATGGAGGACGAGGAGCAGACTTGGGAAGAGACGACCTTCCCCGATGGCAGCCCCTTCATGGACTATGCCCACGGTGAGACCGGCGCTCCCACCTTCAAGGTCCAGCACCCCGAGTTCGAGCTGTGGAGCCAGGGCGTCCACGCCCGCAACGGCGTCAGCTGCGCCGACTGCCACATGCCTTACCAGCGAGTCGGCGCCGCGAAGGTCTCGAATCACCACGTCCGTTCACCGCTCGAGAACCTCAACTCGGCATGCCAGACGTGCCACCGCCAGAGCGAGGCAGAACTAGCCCAGCGGATCGAGACGATTCAAACCACCAATCAAGCGCTGCTCGAACGCGCCGCCGGCGCGATGACCGCCATGCTCGACGCCATCCTCGAAGCCAAGGCCTCCGGCGCCGATGAGGAAGGCCTCGAAGAAGTCCTCAAGCTCCAACGCAAGGCCACTTGGCGGCTCGACTACGTCAGCAGCGAGAACTCGCGCGGCTTCCACGCCCCGCAAGAGGCGGCGAGGATCCTCGCCGAGTCGATCGACTACAGCCGTCAGGCCGAAGCCCTGGCGCTGCGGCTACGAGCCCCCGAGGCGCCGGACATCGAAGGCGTTCCGATCGAGCCGATCCAGGGCGTGACGCCCACCGAGCCAATCGTCAAGGAACCGGCCGGCAAACCCGAGACCGACGCCGTGTCGTTAAACGCTCCCCCTACAACCGATGGCTAG
- a CDS encoding amidohydrolase family protein, which translates to MILDAHHHLWRYSREEYGWISDEMSVLARDFAVADLRATAGECGVTGSIAVQARQTIAETNWLLDIADSDDFVQGVVGWAPLADPDVGEVLDRWAGRSKLKGLRHVVQDEPDDFFLLRDDFNRGVAEALRRGLTYDILIFERQLPAAIEFVDRHPDGRVVLDHLAKPRIAAGAIEPWRRQLIELAQRPNVACKVSGVVTEADWSNWSADSIRPYLDAALEAFGPTRLMYGSDWPVCLLAADYRRWVEVVTAWADALSPSERASFFHGAAETAYQLETAQE; encoded by the coding sequence ATGATCCTCGACGCCCATCACCACCTGTGGCGTTACAGCCGTGAGGAGTACGGCTGGATCTCCGACGAGATGAGCGTCTTGGCCCGTGATTTCGCCGTCGCCGATTTGCGGGCGACAGCAGGCGAATGCGGCGTCACCGGTTCAATCGCCGTGCAAGCGCGGCAGACGATCGCCGAGACCAATTGGCTACTCGACATCGCGGACTCCGATGACTTTGTACAGGGCGTCGTCGGGTGGGCGCCGCTGGCAGACCCGGACGTTGGCGAAGTGCTCGACCGCTGGGCCGGTCGCTCCAAGCTCAAAGGCCTCCGGCACGTCGTTCAAGACGAGCCCGACGACTTCTTCCTGTTGCGTGATGACTTCAATCGCGGCGTGGCCGAAGCGCTGCGGCGTGGACTGACGTACGACATTCTCATCTTCGAGCGCCAGTTGCCGGCGGCGATTGAGTTCGTTGATCGCCATCCCGACGGCCGCGTTGTGCTCGACCACCTCGCCAAACCCCGCATCGCCGCGGGCGCGATCGAGCCGTGGCGCAGGCAACTTATCGAATTGGCGCAGCGTCCCAACGTCGCCTGCAAGGTTTCCGGCGTCGTCACCGAGGCGGACTGGTCGAACTGGTCCGCGGACTCGATCCGCCCTTACCTCGACGCAGCGCTCGAAGCGTTCGGCCCGACGCGATTGATGTACGGTTCCGACTGGCCCGTCTGTCTGCTGGCCGCCGACTATCGGCGCTGGGTCGAGGTCGTCACCGCCTGGGCCGACGCGCTCTCTCCAAGCGAGCGGGCGTCGTTCTTCCACGGCGCCGCCGAGACGGCTTACCAACTAGAGACTGCCCAAGAATGA
- a CDS encoding zinc-binding alcohol dehydrogenase family protein — protein sequence MKALEITKPGAARLVDRPEPTPAPGELLLRIHTVGYCGTDLSTYRGRNPLVAYPRIPGHEVAAVVEGLGEGVSDWTVGEQLLVFPYTECGVCSSCLAGRPNCCKNNQTLGVQRDGVLAEFATIPAGKAMRAAGLGPRELALVEPLTVGAHAVARGQVTAGETVAVFGCGAIGLGAIAAASYLGARVVAIDVDDAKLDLAAACGAAERLHSIRDDLGARLNELTEGHGPAVVIEAVGLPATFRAAVDLVAFAGRVVYIGYAKEPVAYETKWFVMKELDIRGSRNALARDFEQVIAMLAAGRVPTERIVTQDVSLADAPTALANWDRAPGDVTKIHVQLRK from the coding sequence ATGAAAGCCCTCGAGATCACCAAGCCCGGCGCCGCCCGTCTGGTGGATCGCCCCGAGCCCACGCCCGCGCCCGGCGAGCTCCTGCTACGCATCCACACTGTCGGTTACTGCGGCACCGACCTGAGCACTTACCGCGGTCGCAACCCGCTGGTCGCCTACCCACGCATCCCCGGACACGAGGTCGCGGCGGTCGTTGAGGGCCTCGGCGAGGGCGTCAGCGATTGGACCGTCGGCGAGCAACTCCTGGTGTTCCCCTACACCGAGTGCGGCGTTTGCTCCTCGTGTTTGGCCGGTCGCCCCAACTGCTGCAAGAACAACCAGACCCTCGGCGTGCAACGCGACGGCGTGCTGGCGGAGTTCGCAACGATCCCCGCCGGCAAGGCGATGCGGGCCGCGGGCCTCGGCCCGCGCGAGCTGGCGCTGGTGGAGCCGCTCACCGTCGGCGCCCACGCCGTCGCCCGCGGCCAAGTAACGGCTGGCGAGACCGTCGCCGTTTTTGGCTGCGGCGCCATTGGCCTTGGGGCAATCGCCGCGGCGTCCTATCTCGGCGCCCGCGTCGTCGCCATCGACGTCGATGACGCCAAGCTCGACCTCGCGGCGGCCTGCGGCGCCGCCGAACGCCTGCACTCGATCCGCGACGACCTCGGGGCGCGGCTGAACGAACTCACCGAAGGCCACGGCCCCGCCGTTGTCATCGAAGCCGTCGGCCTGCCGGCGACCTTCCGGGCGGCGGTGGACCTCGTCGCGTTCGCGGGGCGCGTCGTCTACATCGGCTATGCGAAGGAGCCTGTCGCCTACGAGACGAAGTGGTTCGTGATGAAAGAGCTCGATATCCGTGGCTCGCGCAACGCGTTGGCCCGCGACTTCGAGCAGGTGATCGCGATGCTCGCCGCCGGCCGCGTCCCAACCGAGCGGATCGTCACCCAAGACGTGTCGCTCGCCGACGCCCCCACCGCACTCGCCAACTGGGACCGGGCGCCGGGCGACGTGACAAAAATTCACGTGCAGCTCAGAAAGTGA
- a CDS encoding DUF3656 domain-containing U32 family peptidase, with the protein MPTAERRPPGIPELLAPAGNFECVRAAVENGADAVYFGLQNGFNARARADNHALNDLGETMAFLRRRGVKGYVTLNTLIFSDELPAIEEAVIAVAEAGVDAVLVQDLGLVRLVRAVCPDLPVHASTQMTLTSAETVRAAERLGVERVVLARELSLAEVRKIRDRTSVEIETFVHGALCVAYSGQCLTSESLGGRSANRGQCAQACRLPYELVCDGKDVELGAQKYLLSPQDLAAFELVPELIDAGVGCLKIEGRLKTPEYVANITRHYRRAIDAAAAGRAVSFSQRDVTEMELSFSRGFSPGWLHGCDHKQLVPATSSAKRGVRIGEVIDVRRDRVMVRLSNPLAAGDGVVFDGDRLTGAEQGGRVYTIHLDGEWITGEASPGEVELAFGHGAIDLDSLYPGQTLWKTDDPKLNAALRKTYTGADPLRRQPIDVEVEAKAGEHLLVTATALRGTQVRVASAQPLEVAQRHPASEAMLAEQLGRLGGSDYELRQLTASIEGGPMVPLSILGQLRRELIAKLDEALSAPPARRIDRHAARALMPERVESQAAGEPQLRVLVRSLWQLGAVLAAGETRLAADFADIREYGEAVRIARDAGADLLLATPRIQKPGEAGVFLAMRKQQPDGFLVRNLAGVDFCREHGLRFVCDFSLNAANPITAAYLKELGAECVTASYDLNREQILDLAAQTPPEWLEVVVHQHMPMFHMEHCVFCSLLSPGTNKTNCGRPCDRHDVKLRDRTGALHRLTADVGCRNTLFNAVPQSAAEAIPSLLATGIRSFRVEFLEDEDAIADTLRVYRDLLAGRISGKDVWRRLKAANRVGVTRGTLEEKRNPLAIL; encoded by the coding sequence ATGCCAACCGCAGAACGACGTCCGCCGGGAATCCCCGAGTTGCTGGCCCCCGCCGGCAACTTCGAGTGTGTCCGCGCCGCGGTCGAGAACGGCGCCGACGCGGTCTATTTCGGCCTCCAGAACGGCTTCAACGCCCGGGCCCGGGCCGACAACCACGCTCTAAACGACCTCGGCGAGACCATGGCCTTCCTCCGCCGCCGCGGGGTAAAGGGCTACGTCACGCTCAACACGCTGATCTTCAGCGACGAGTTGCCGGCCATCGAAGAGGCCGTTATCGCCGTCGCCGAGGCCGGGGTCGACGCCGTTCTCGTGCAGGACTTGGGCCTCGTGCGGCTCGTACGCGCCGTCTGCCCGGACCTGCCGGTCCATGCCTCCACCCAGATGACGCTGACCAGCGCCGAGACCGTCCGCGCGGCCGAGCGACTCGGCGTCGAGCGCGTCGTCTTGGCACGTGAGCTGTCGCTCGCCGAGGTCCGCAAGATCCGCGATCGGACATCGGTCGAGATCGAGACCTTTGTTCACGGCGCGCTGTGCGTCGCCTACTCGGGCCAGTGCCTCACGAGCGAGTCGCTCGGCGGTCGCAGCGCCAACCGCGGGCAGTGCGCCCAGGCCTGCCGGCTGCCGTACGAGCTCGTTTGCGATGGCAAGGATGTCGAACTCGGCGCGCAGAAGTATCTGCTTAGTCCCCAAGACTTGGCGGCGTTCGAACTCGTTCCCGAGTTGATCGACGCGGGCGTCGGCTGTTTGAAGATCGAGGGACGCCTGAAGACGCCCGAGTACGTCGCCAACATCACCCGTCACTATCGCCGCGCAATTGACGCAGCCGCCGCGGGTCGCGCCGTCTCGTTTTCGCAACGCGACGTGACCGAGATGGAGCTTTCCTTCTCCCGGGGCTTCTCGCCCGGCTGGCTGCACGGCTGCGATCACAAGCAACTCGTCCCCGCCACGAGCTCGGCGAAGCGCGGCGTGCGCATCGGCGAGGTGATCGACGTGCGGCGCGACCGGGTCATGGTGCGGCTCTCGAACCCGCTGGCGGCGGGCGACGGCGTCGTCTTCGACGGCGACCGCCTCACCGGCGCCGAGCAGGGGGGCCGCGTCTACACGATTCACCTCGACGGCGAATGGATCACGGGAGAAGCTTCGCCGGGCGAAGTCGAGCTGGCGTTCGGCCACGGCGCGATCGACCTCGATTCGCTCTACCCAGGACAAACGCTCTGGAAAACCGACGACCCCAAGCTCAACGCCGCGCTGCGCAAGACATACACCGGCGCCGATCCCCTCCGTCGCCAGCCGATCGATGTGGAAGTGGAAGCCAAGGCGGGCGAACACCTCCTTGTGACGGCAACGGCATTGCGAGGTACCCAAGTCCGGGTGGCGTCGGCACAGCCTTTGGAAGTAGCCCAGCGTCACCCAGCGAGCGAAGCGATGCTCGCCGAGCAACTCGGGCGTCTCGGCGGATCGGACTACGAACTGCGTCAGCTCACGGCGTCGATCGAAGGCGGTCCGATGGTCCCGCTGAGCATTCTCGGCCAACTGCGGCGCGAATTGATCGCAAAACTCGACGAGGCCCTCTCCGCGCCGCCGGCGCGACGGATCGACCGTCATGCGGCCCGTGCCCTGATGCCAGAGCGCGTCGAATCGCAAGCCGCCGGTGAACCTCAACTGCGGGTGTTGGTGCGTTCGTTGTGGCAACTCGGCGCCGTGCTCGCAGCCGGCGAAACGCGTCTCGCCGCCGACTTCGCCGACATCCGTGAATACGGCGAAGCGGTCCGCATCGCCCGCGACGCCGGCGCCGACCTCTTGCTGGCGACGCCGCGCATCCAGAAGCCCGGCGAAGCGGGCGTCTTCCTGGCGATGCGTAAGCAACAGCCCGATGGCTTTCTGGTGCGTAATCTCGCCGGCGTCGATTTCTGCCGCGAGCACGGCTTGCGGTTCGTTTGCGACTTCTCACTCAACGCCGCCAACCCGATCACCGCGGCCTACTTGAAAGAACTCGGCGCCGAATGCGTCACCGCTTCGTACGACCTCAACCGCGAACAAATCCTCGACCTCGCCGCGCAAACGCCGCCCGAGTGGCTCGAGGTGGTCGTCCATCAGCATATGCCGATGTTCCACATGGAGCATTGCGTCTTCTGCTCGCTGCTGTCGCCGGGGACGAACAAGACCAACTGCGGCAGGCCCTGCGATCGGCACGACGTGAAGCTCCGCGACCGCACCGGCGCGCTGCACCGCCTCACCGCCGACGTCGGCTGTCGCAACACGCTCTTCAACGCTGTGCCACAGTCGGCGGCCGAAGCCATTCCTTCGCTGTTGGCGACCGGCATCCGCTCGTTCCGCGTCGAGTTCCTCGAAGACGAGGACGCCATCGCCGACACGCTGCGTGTGTACCGCGATTTGCTCGCCGGACGCATCTCTGGCAAAGACGTCTGGCGCCGCTTGAAGGCCGCCAATCGTGTCGGCGTCACGCGCGGCACGCTCGAAGAGAAAAGAAACCCTCTGGCGATCTTGTAA